The Lysobacter gummosus genome includes a region encoding these proteins:
- the rho gene encoding transcription termination factor Rho has translation MRKPRASKAADAAPAVVSDASPLIPAPVAPPAPAAIAAAEPAAPRPPKISPAPAASAGESAPAASGAAETAAPQNQHGEGNNPQSQQQGQNQGQQRDGGFNDRGGNRRDRFRNRRDRDRNGRPQQQRGGDDGFNDGNGNGENFVPRPHPQVPEGFPQYSLGDLKRMPAPKLLDLADQLSIQEGVARARKQDVIFALLKVLTRHGEGVAADGVLEILPDGFGFLRAAEASYLAGPDDTYISPSQIRRFNLRTGDHLSGRIRFPKDGERYFALSVVDSINGEPLEASKNKVLFENLTPLFPRRKFKLERADGSTEDITGRILDLMAPQGKGQRALIVSPPKAGKTMMMQQVATAITHNHPDVHLIVLLVDERPEEVTEMQRTVRGEVVSSTFDEPAARHVQVAEMVIERAKRLVEHKKDVVILLDSITRLARAYNNVVPSSGKVLSGGVDANALHRPKRFFGAARNVEEGGSLTIIATALIDTGSKMDEVIYEEFKGTGNSEVHLNRRIAEKRVYPAIDINRSGTRREDLLIEPELLQKIWILRKLLHGMDEIGAMEFLLDKMKTTKSNDEFFSSMKR, from the coding sequence GTGCGCAAACCGCGTGCCAGCAAAGCCGCCGACGCCGCACCCGCGGTCGTCAGCGATGCCAGCCCGCTGATCCCAGCCCCCGTCGCGCCGCCCGCGCCCGCCGCCATCGCGGCCGCCGAGCCGGCCGCGCCCCGTCCTCCCAAGATTTCGCCTGCTCCGGCCGCCAGCGCCGGCGAGTCCGCTCCGGCCGCCTCCGGCGCCGCCGAGACCGCCGCGCCGCAGAACCAACACGGTGAAGGCAACAACCCGCAATCGCAGCAGCAAGGCCAGAACCAGGGCCAGCAGCGCGACGGCGGCTTCAACGACCGCGGCGGCAATCGCCGCGACCGCTTCCGCAACCGCCGCGACCGCGATCGCAACGGCCGTCCGCAGCAGCAGCGCGGCGGCGACGACGGTTTCAACGACGGCAACGGCAACGGCGAGAACTTCGTCCCGCGCCCGCACCCGCAGGTGCCCGAGGGCTTCCCGCAGTACTCGCTGGGCGACCTCAAGCGCATGCCGGCGCCGAAGCTGCTGGATCTGGCCGATCAGCTCAGCATCCAGGAAGGCGTCGCCCGCGCGCGCAAGCAGGACGTCATCTTCGCCCTGCTGAAGGTGCTGACCCGCCACGGCGAAGGCGTCGCCGCCGACGGCGTGCTGGAAATCCTGCCGGACGGCTTCGGCTTCCTGCGCGCGGCCGAGGCCAGCTACCTGGCCGGCCCGGACGACACCTACATCTCGCCCAGCCAGATCCGCCGCTTCAACCTGCGCACCGGCGACCACCTGTCCGGCCGCATCCGCTTCCCGAAGGACGGCGAGCGCTACTTCGCCCTGTCGGTCGTGGACAGCATCAACGGCGAACCGCTGGAAGCGTCGAAGAACAAGGTCCTGTTCGAGAACCTGACGCCGCTGTTCCCGCGCCGCAAGTTCAAGCTCGAGCGCGCCGACGGTTCCACCGAAGACATCACCGGCCGCATCCTCGACCTGATGGCGCCGCAGGGCAAAGGCCAGCGCGCGCTGATCGTCTCGCCGCCCAAGGCCGGCAAGACGATGATGATGCAGCAGGTCGCCACCGCGATCACGCACAACCATCCCGACGTGCACCTGATCGTGTTGCTGGTGGACGAGCGTCCGGAAGAAGTGACCGAAATGCAGCGCACCGTGCGCGGCGAAGTGGTCTCCTCGACCTTCGACGAACCGGCCGCGCGCCACGTGCAGGTCGCCGAGATGGTGATCGAGCGCGCCAAGCGCCTGGTCGAGCACAAGAAGGACGTGGTGATCCTGCTCGACTCGATCACCCGCCTGGCCCGCGCCTACAACAACGTCGTGCCCTCTTCGGGCAAGGTGCTGTCCGGCGGCGTGGACGCCAACGCACTCCACCGCCCGAAGCGCTTCTTCGGCGCCGCGCGTAACGTCGAAGAAGGCGGCTCGCTGACGATCATCGCCACCGCCCTGATCGACACCGGCAGCAAGATGGACGAGGTGATCTACGAAGAGTTCAAGGGCACCGGCAACTCGGAAGTCCACTTGAACCGCCGTATCGCCGAAAAGCGCGTGTACCCGGCCATCGACATCAACCGCTCGGGCACGCGTCGCGAAGACCTGCTGATCGAGCCGGAGCTGCTGCAGAAGATCTGGATCCTGCGCAAGCTGCTGCACGGCATGGACGAAATCGGCGCGATGGAATTCCTGCTCGACAAGATGAAGACCACCAAGTCGAACGACGAGTTCTTCAGCTCGATGAAGCGCTAA
- a CDS encoding energy transducer TonB produces MKRAACAALLLAFAIPALAAGKGPGAVRKQIEMSMVLTGKVRIAADGHVQGLQIDRESEVPASVSQLIRGAVPQWKFDPAHPGDAADADGTPMSVRVVLRQAPEQGAENYTLRIVSAHFGQTKPADMPASVSLPPPSFPRAALAARLPATVYLVARIGRDGKVSDAFAEQVNLRAIGSERQMDEFRKKFADASLSAVKRWRFTPPREGADIGADHWQVRVPVDFLFELKRPAYGQWEAYVPGPRARAPWLQTDQDATAGVDAFSGTGLRMLGRGPRLLTPLSQG; encoded by the coding sequence ATGAAACGAGCCGCATGCGCGGCGCTGTTGTTGGCCTTCGCGATCCCGGCGCTGGCCGCGGGCAAGGGCCCGGGCGCGGTGCGCAAGCAGATCGAAATGAGCATGGTGCTGACCGGCAAGGTCCGCATCGCCGCCGATGGCCACGTGCAGGGCCTGCAGATCGACCGCGAAAGCGAAGTGCCCGCGTCGGTCAGCCAACTGATCCGCGGCGCGGTGCCGCAATGGAAATTCGATCCCGCCCATCCGGGCGATGCCGCCGATGCCGACGGCACGCCGATGAGCGTGCGCGTGGTCCTGCGTCAGGCGCCGGAGCAGGGCGCGGAAAACTACACCCTGCGCATCGTCAGCGCCCACTTCGGTCAGACCAAGCCGGCCGACATGCCGGCCTCGGTGTCGCTGCCGCCGCCGTCCTTCCCGCGCGCCGCGCTGGCCGCGCGCTTGCCGGCCACGGTCTATCTGGTCGCGCGCATCGGTCGCGACGGCAAGGTCAGCGATGCGTTCGCCGAGCAGGTCAATCTGCGCGCGATCGGCAGCGAGCGGCAGATGGACGAGTTCCGTAAGAAATTCGCCGACGCCAGCCTCAGCGCGGTCAAGCGCTGGCGCTTCACGCCGCCGCGCGAAGGCGCGGACATCGGCGCCGATCATTGGCAGGTGCGCGTGCCGGTGGACTTCCTGTTCGAGCTCAAACGCCCGGCCTACGGCCAGTGGGAGGCCTACGTGCCCGGCCCGCGCGCACGCGCGCCGTGGCTGCAGACCGATCAGGACGCGACCGCCGGCGTGGACGCGTTTTCCGGCACCGGCTTGCGCATGCTCGGTCGCGGGCCGCGCCTGCTGACGCCTTTGTCGCAGGGATAA
- the ftsE gene encoding cell division ATP-binding protein FtsE, whose translation MTVLRFDNVSKRYSSGHEALSEVSFEVAPGEMLFVTGHSGAGKSTLLKLIHLSERPSRGAVLFGERNLLKVGGRRVALHRREVGVVFQDHRLLADRSVADNVALPLLLRGLRRNDIGRRVRTTLDKVGLGARASALPGELSAGEQQRVGIARAIIGEPRLLVADEPTGNLDPTLSAEIMALFQSLPERGTSVLVASHDLALVKRMKKRVLVLNQGRLVDDIAPEDLAE comes from the coding sequence ATGACCGTATTGCGCTTCGACAACGTCAGCAAACGCTACAGCAGCGGCCACGAGGCCCTGAGCGAAGTCAGCTTCGAAGTGGCGCCGGGCGAGATGTTGTTCGTCACCGGCCACTCCGGCGCCGGCAAGAGCACGCTGCTCAAACTCATTCATCTCAGCGAGCGGCCCAGCCGCGGCGCGGTGCTGTTCGGCGAACGCAACCTGCTCAAGGTGGGCGGGCGGCGGGTGGCGCTGCATCGGCGCGAGGTCGGCGTGGTGTTCCAGGATCACCGTCTGCTGGCCGATCGCAGCGTCGCCGACAACGTGGCCCTGCCGCTGTTGCTGCGCGGCCTGCGCCGCAACGACATCGGCCGGCGCGTGCGCACCACCCTGGACAAGGTCGGCCTGGGAGCGCGCGCTTCGGCGCTGCCGGGCGAGTTGTCGGCGGGCGAGCAGCAACGCGTCGGCATCGCCCGGGCGATCATCGGCGAGCCGCGTCTGCTGGTCGCCGACGAACCCACCGGCAACCTCGACCCGACCCTGTCGGCCGAGATCATGGCCCTGTTCCAGTCGCTGCCCGAGCGCGGCACCAGCGTGCTGGTCGCCAGCCACGATCTGGCCCTGGTCAAACGCATGAAGAAACGGGTGCTGGTGTTGAATCAGGGCCGCCTGGTGGACGACATCGCTCCGGAGGATCTGGCCGAATGA
- the ftsX gene encoding permease-like cell division protein FtsX → MSSNAGIGPSEREPEAAVESASQSRLGAWLDHHLYSLVASLGRLLRKPWATLLTIGVMAVALALPLGLWASLNNVERFAGDVQRSRQISVFLKPEVKLDRARALADELRARPEVGGVELRTPEQGLADLREKSGLGESLSAIEGNPLPSLLVVTPKGDELILAQSLGELAEADVVQHDAGWRQRLDGWLRFGSRLAWVLAVMLGLGALLVVGNTVRLDIQSRREEIGVLQLLGATDGFIRRPFLYLGACYGLAAGTVALALLTAADHTLREPLTALAASYGSHFELQGFDLLQAAQILAGSAALGWLGAGLVTGHYLRQSRAGQG, encoded by the coding sequence ATGAGCAGCAACGCAGGGATCGGCCCGTCCGAACGCGAGCCCGAGGCCGCCGTCGAATCGGCATCGCAATCGCGCCTGGGCGCCTGGCTGGACCATCATCTTTACAGTCTGGTCGCCAGCCTCGGCCGCTTGCTGCGCAAGCCGTGGGCGACCTTGCTGACCATCGGCGTGATGGCGGTGGCGCTGGCGCTGCCGCTGGGGCTGTGGGCGAGTTTGAACAACGTCGAGCGTTTCGCCGGCGATGTGCAGCGTTCGCGGCAGATCAGCGTGTTCCTCAAGCCCGAAGTCAAACTCGATCGCGCCCGCGCGCTGGCCGACGAGCTGCGCGCGCGGCCGGAAGTGGGCGGGGTCGAACTGCGCACGCCCGAACAGGGCCTGGCCGATCTGCGCGAAAAGAGCGGCCTGGGCGAGAGCTTGTCGGCGATCGAAGGCAATCCGCTGCCGAGCCTGCTGGTGGTGACGCCCAAGGGCGACGAACTGATCTTGGCGCAATCGCTGGGCGAACTGGCCGAGGCCGACGTGGTCCAGCACGACGCCGGCTGGCGCCAACGCCTGGACGGCTGGCTGCGCTTCGGCTCGCGCCTGGCCTGGGTGCTGGCGGTGATGCTGGGCCTGGGCGCGCTGCTGGTGGTCGGCAACACCGTGCGCCTGGACATTCAGTCCAGGCGCGAGGAAATCGGCGTGTTGCAACTGCTCGGCGCCACCGATGGTTTCATCCGCCGGCCGTTCCTGTACCTGGGCGCCTGCTACGGCCTGGCCGCCGGCACCGTCGCGCTGGCCCTGCTGACCGCGGCCGACCACACCCTGCGCGAACCGCTGACCGCGCTGGCGGCCAGTTACGGCAGCCATTTCGAATTGCAGGGCTTCGATCTGCTGCAGGCCGCGCAGATCCTGGCCGGCTCGGCGGCGTTGGGCTGGCTCGGCGCCGGGCTGGTGACCGGGCATTACCTGCGCCAGAGCCGGGCCGGGCAGGGCTGA
- a CDS encoding response regulator, which produces MQSQNLRHFDNTAPRVMVVDGSRMVRKLIADVLLRELPNVRIVQCGSIVEAKVALDHGEVDLVTTALVLPDGDGIALARAVREAASQAYVPVIVVSGDAQAHLEARRFTEDVTDYFDKSLGTAALAEFIRGYVQPQSIPGARVLYVEDSRVVAVATKRMLERHSLQVLHFIGVEEALEHLEAHRAGGRDGGDAGADLVLTDVYLKGELGGKDLLARLRNDFAYGKRRLPVLVMTGDANRDNQSELLRAGANDLVLKPIEERLLVTKTLFQLRLSRLVEPAGAAVPA; this is translated from the coding sequence ATGCAAAGCCAGAATCTGCGACATTTCGACAACACCGCGCCGCGGGTGATGGTGGTCGACGGCTCCCGGATGGTGCGCAAGCTCATCGCCGACGTGCTGCTGCGCGAGTTGCCCAACGTGCGCATCGTCCAGTGCGGCAGCATCGTCGAGGCCAAGGTCGCGCTCGATCACGGCGAAGTGGATCTGGTCACCACCGCCCTGGTGTTGCCCGACGGCGACGGCATCGCCCTGGCGCGCGCGGTGCGCGAAGCGGCGAGCCAGGCCTACGTGCCGGTGATCGTGGTATCCGGCGACGCCCAGGCGCATCTGGAAGCGCGCCGCTTCACCGAAGACGTCACCGACTACTTCGACAAATCCCTGGGCACCGCCGCCCTGGCCGAATTCATTCGCGGCTACGTCCAGCCGCAATCGATCCCGGGCGCGCGCGTGCTCTACGTCGAGGACAGCCGCGTGGTCGCGGTCGCGACCAAGCGCATGCTCGAACGCCACTCGCTGCAGGTACTGCACTTCATCGGCGTGGAAGAAGCGCTGGAGCATCTGGAGGCGCATCGCGCCGGCGGACGCGACGGCGGCGACGCGGGCGCGGATCTGGTGCTGACCGACGTTTATTTGAAGGGCGAGTTGGGCGGCAAGGATCTGCTCGCTCGACTGCGTAACGACTTCGCTTACGGCAAGCGCCGTCTGCCGGTGTTGGTGATGACCGGCGACGCCAATCGCGACAACCAGAGCGAATTGCTGCGCGCCGGCGCCAACGATCTGGTGCTCAAGCCGATCGAAGAGCGCCTGCTGGTGACCAAGACCTTGTTCCAACTGCGCCTGTCGCGGCTGGTCGAACCCGCCGGCGCGGCGGTGCCGGCATGA
- the trxA gene encoding thioredoxin, whose product MSEKVLHAGDSNFDATVLQSSEPVLVDFWAPWCGPCKAIGPIVEQLAEQYDGKAKVVKVDVQEFPSLGVRYNVRSIPMLLMFKDGQVHSSQLGAPPNIKSLLTQMIDKAI is encoded by the coding sequence GTGAGCGAAAAAGTTCTGCATGCTGGCGATTCCAACTTCGACGCCACCGTGCTGCAGTCGTCCGAACCGGTCCTGGTCGATTTCTGGGCCCCGTGGTGCGGTCCCTGCAAGGCGATCGGCCCGATCGTGGAGCAGCTCGCCGAGCAGTACGACGGCAAGGCCAAGGTGGTCAAGGTCGATGTGCAGGAATTCCCGTCGCTGGGCGTTCGCTACAACGTGCGCAGCATCCCCATGTTGTTGATGTTCAAGGACGGCCAGGTCCATTCCAGCCAGCTGGGCGCGCCGCCGAACATCAAGTCGCTGCTGACCCAGATGATCGACAAGGCCATCTGA
- a CDS encoding XVIPCD domain-containing protein: MNVAVDSISPPGRSPAEDPAAHRWYAGQGDSQTPAGAYTALLPADDEWSRDTVLRAVVADALQRNGLVVDEDTLEATVNSVAAPGGALAETALNWKLHPGETRTDARMSPPFHGYAVAMPETLQASLVGYAKTWSAHRDTLPPASVDRPLNELKQLAVSGGHGDVAETLDALQAAIEAGSAAQRNGQPLDAVALNAVLEFATRTGRERDAAKILERYSAIKTVVGGAEEIGHNAGRVFNGRDPVTGKALDTDQRVDAAFDLLSGGFKTAGSIGNVALLMGARNAGLVGSLIGIAPVGVAVVAFAAGAFELIKRAREAILAPQWDEFRERFPFAEGMEPKRAISGVMRQIAGMPTDGPNALSTATRILDGIGENPETRERFLAFLKQKVQPASLVDTLASGQNLDKLNQEQQMLLAQAAKNASKEFLDLELKDVKRYVRDRDGERERGTYLLPAAAQEAANRNTNKLGGTIEDGLRVAGILTSSANALNGQFRDLLDKVKGTEMPKLNDQQQKNLAAALVPASRAGGLTQVDHLVASKDGSRVFAVQGDLDSPTRRMVAVDVATGSHQSVETSSKLAAQHTAHEQSQAQTQLSQNGGRGF; encoded by the coding sequence ATGAATGTCGCAGTCGATTCGATTTCACCTCCCGGCCGCAGTCCGGCCGAGGATCCCGCCGCCCACCGCTGGTACGCCGGCCAGGGCGATTCGCAAACCCCCGCCGGCGCCTACACCGCGTTGTTGCCCGCCGACGATGAGTGGTCGCGCGATACCGTGCTGCGCGCGGTCGTCGCCGATGCGCTGCAACGCAACGGGCTGGTGGTGGACGAGGACACCCTCGAAGCCACCGTCAATTCGGTCGCCGCGCCCGGCGGCGCGCTGGCCGAAACCGCGCTGAACTGGAAACTGCATCCGGGCGAGACCCGCACCGATGCGCGCATGTCGCCACCGTTCCACGGCTACGCCGTGGCGATGCCGGAAACCCTGCAGGCTTCGCTGGTCGGCTACGCCAAGACCTGGTCGGCGCATCGCGACACCCTGCCGCCGGCGTCGGTGGACCGGCCGTTGAACGAGCTCAAGCAACTGGCGGTCAGCGGCGGTCACGGCGACGTGGCCGAAACCCTGGACGCCTTGCAGGCCGCCATCGAGGCCGGCAGCGCCGCGCAGCGCAACGGCCAGCCCCTGGACGCGGTGGCGCTCAACGCCGTGCTCGAATTCGCCACCCGTACCGGGCGCGAACGCGACGCGGCGAAGATTCTCGAACGCTACAGCGCGATCAAGACCGTGGTCGGCGGCGCGGAAGAGATCGGCCATAACGCCGGCCGCGTCTTCAACGGCCGCGATCCGGTCACCGGCAAGGCGCTGGACACCGACCAGCGCGTGGATGCCGCGTTCGACCTGCTCAGCGGCGGCTTCAAGACCGCCGGCAGCATCGGCAATGTCGCCTTGCTGATGGGCGCGCGCAACGCCGGTCTGGTCGGTAGCCTGATCGGCATCGCGCCGGTCGGCGTCGCCGTGGTGGCCTTCGCCGCCGGCGCCTTTGAGCTGATCAAGCGCGCGCGCGAAGCGATCCTGGCGCCGCAGTGGGACGAGTTCCGCGAGCGTTTCCCGTTCGCCGAAGGCATGGAGCCCAAGCGCGCCATCAGCGGCGTGATGCGCCAGATCGCGGGCATGCCCACCGACGGCCCCAACGCGCTGTCCACCGCCACGCGCATCCTCGACGGGATCGGCGAAAACCCGGAAACGCGCGAGCGCTTCCTGGCCTTCCTCAAGCAAAAAGTGCAGCCCGCCTCGCTGGTCGATACGCTGGCTTCCGGCCAGAACCTGGACAAGTTGAACCAGGAACAGCAGATGCTGTTGGCGCAGGCGGCCAAGAACGCGTCGAAGGAATTCCTCGACCTGGAGCTCAAGGACGTCAAGCGCTACGTACGCGATCGCGACGGCGAGCGCGAGCGCGGCACCTACCTGTTGCCGGCGGCGGCGCAGGAAGCGGCCAATCGCAACACGAACAAGCTCGGCGGCACGATCGAGGACGGGCTGCGCGTGGCCGGTATCTTGACCAGCAGCGCGAATGCATTGAACGGCCAGTTCCGCGACCTGCTCGACAAGGTCAAGGGCACCGAGATGCCCAAGCTCAACGATCAGCAGCAGAAGAACCTGGCCGCGGCGTTGGTGCCGGCCAGCCGCGCTGGAGGGTTGACCCAGGTGGATCATCTGGTCGCGAGCAAAGACGGCAGCCGCGTGTTCGCGGTGCAGGGCGACCTGGATTCGCCGACACGGCGCATGGTCGCGGTGGATGTCGCCACCGGCTCGCACCAGAGCGTGGAAACCAGCAGCAAGCTCGCGGCGCAGCACACGGCCCATGAGCAATCGCAGGCGCAAACGCAGCTGTCGCAAAACGGCGGCCGCGGTTTCTAA
- the rhlB gene encoding ATP-dependent RNA helicase RhlB: MSDKPLTDITFSSFDLHPSLLAGLEAAGFSRCTPIQALTLPIALTGRDVAGQAQTGTGKTLAFLVTVVNRLLTRPALAERKPEDPRALILAPTRELAIQIHKDAVKFGSDLGLKFALVYGGVDYDKQRELLQKGADVIIATPGRLIDYVKQHKVVSLHACEMCVLDEADRMFDLGFIKDIRFLLRRMPIRTERQTLLFSATLSHRVLELAYEHMNEPEKIVVETEFITAAKVRQKVYFPADEEKIPLLLGLLSRSEGARTMVFVNTKAWVERVARALERGGYRVGVLSGDVPQKKRESLLNKFQKGQLEILVATDVAARGLHIDGVSHVYNYDLPFDAEDYVHRIGRTARLGAEGDAISFACERYAMSLPDIEAYIEQKLPTLPVDAELLVALPRTPREIPPGEEGDDDNESIGSIFKEAREQRAADDARRGVTSRGSRSGGPGAGRSGGRSEGRRDGAPPRRERPRSEEGAAKPADVAGAEAAAPRPPRKPRVEGAVTDAAHPGANPAAEGERAPRKRRRRRGGRRIEGAEGANPAQDATTSAAVAKPSSAGAPRPQSAKPAASKPAAPASAPAAGEAKPSLLGRIGRKLKSLVARPPRTQH, from the coding sequence ATGAGCGACAAGCCTTTAACCGACATTACGTTTTCCTCCTTCGACCTGCACCCGAGCCTGTTGGCTGGCCTTGAGGCCGCCGGGTTTTCGCGCTGCACGCCGATCCAGGCGCTGACTTTGCCGATCGCGCTGACTGGCCGCGATGTGGCCGGCCAGGCCCAGACGGGCACCGGCAAGACGCTGGCCTTTCTGGTCACGGTGGTGAATCGCCTGCTGACCCGCCCGGCCCTGGCCGAGCGCAAGCCCGAAGACCCGCGCGCGCTGATCCTGGCGCCGACGCGCGAGTTGGCCATCCAGATCCATAAGGACGCGGTCAAGTTCGGTTCCGACCTGGGCCTGAAGTTCGCCCTGGTCTACGGCGGCGTGGATTACGACAAGCAGCGCGAGCTGCTGCAGAAGGGCGCCGACGTCATCATCGCCACGCCCGGCCGCCTGATCGACTACGTCAAGCAGCACAAGGTCGTATCGCTGCACGCCTGCGAGATGTGCGTGCTCGACGAAGCCGACCGCATGTTCGACCTGGGCTTCATCAAGGACATCCGCTTCCTGCTGCGGCGCATGCCGATCCGCACCGAGCGGCAGACCCTGCTGTTCTCGGCGACGCTGAGCCATCGCGTGCTCGAGCTCGCCTACGAGCACATGAACGAGCCGGAAAAGATCGTCGTCGAGACCGAGTTCATCACCGCCGCCAAGGTGCGCCAGAAGGTGTACTTCCCGGCCGACGAAGAAAAGATCCCGCTGCTGCTGGGCCTGCTGTCGCGCAGCGAAGGTGCGCGCACGATGGTGTTCGTCAACACCAAGGCCTGGGTCGAGCGGGTGGCGCGCGCGCTGGAGCGCGGCGGTTACCGCGTCGGCGTGTTGTCCGGCGACGTGCCGCAGAAGAAGCGCGAGTCGCTGCTCAACAAGTTCCAGAAGGGCCAGCTCGAAATCCTGGTCGCCACCGACGTGGCCGCGCGCGGCCTGCACATCGACGGCGTCAGCCACGTCTACAACTACGATCTGCCGTTCGACGCGGAAGACTACGTGCACCGCATCGGCCGCACCGCGCGCCTGGGCGCCGAGGGCGACGCGATCAGCTTCGCCTGCGAGCGCTATGCGATGAGCCTGCCGGACATCGAGGCCTACATCGAGCAGAAGCTGCCGACGCTGCCGGTCGATGCCGAGCTGCTGGTCGCGCTGCCGCGCACGCCGCGCGAAATTCCGCCGGGCGAGGAAGGCGACGACGACAACGAGAGCATCGGTTCGATCTTCAAGGAAGCGCGCGAGCAGCGCGCCGCCGACGATGCGCGCCGCGGCGTGACCAGCCGCGGCAGTCGTTCCGGCGGCCCGGGCGCGGGCCGCAGCGGCGGTCGCAGCGAAGGCCGCCGCGATGGCGCGCCGCCGCGTCGCGAACGTCCTCGCAGCGAAGAAGGCGCAGCCAAGCCGGCCGACGTGGCCGGCGCCGAAGCCGCCGCGCCGCGTCCGCCGCGCAAGCCGCGGGTCGAAGGCGCGGTGACCGATGCCGCTCATCCGGGCGCGAATCCTGCAGCCGAAGGCGAGCGCGCACCGCGCAAGCGTCGCCGCCGTCGCGGTGGCCGTCGCATCGAAGGTGCCGAGGGTGCGAATCCGGCCCAGGACGCTACAACGTCCGCCGCCGTCGCCAAGCCGTCGTCCGCTGGCGCGCCGAGGCCGCAGTCGGCCAAGCCGGCGGCGAGCAAGCCGGCCGCACCGGCCTCGGCACCGGCCGCCGGCGAAGCCAAGCCGTCGCTGCTGGGCCGTATCGGCCGCAAGCTCAAGTCGCTGGTGGCGCGTCCGCCGCGCACTCAGCACTGA